The following proteins are encoded in a genomic region of Ailuropoda melanoleuca isolate Jingjing chromosome 10, ASM200744v2, whole genome shotgun sequence:
- the LOC100476990 gene encoding putative caspase-16 isoform X2, which produces MPSPRFVFSSLHSGRGPQRHCSSHDLVRLYPEASILFPLQTAPPCNSPLGVSGTPQVFYRTAKESEGTCCPVLRSSLRGALCLGDVEPWEPQLEPSPSAQYDLSGTRAALLLSVVHDRPGAQHDVEALGGLCQALSFKTTLRTDPTAQAFQEEMAQFRECLDALRDPVSCALVALMAHGGPQGQLLGADGQEVQPEALVQELSHCRALWGCPKIFLLQACRGGQRDAGVGPTALPWFRRWLQASPTTPSHADVLQIYADAQGSSSAGPASGSPDQADVLMVYAAAEGCVAYRDDEKGSDFIQTLVEVLRADPGAELLELLTEVNRRVCELEVLGPDCQERRKACLEIRSSLRRRLCLQA; this is translated from the exons ATGCCCTCCCCTCGTTTTGTCTTCTCCTCTCTACATTCTGGCAGGGGACCCCAAAGACACTGCAGTAGCCATGATCTAGTCAGGCTGTACCCTGAAGCCAGTATCCTGTTCCCTCTCCAAACTGCACCCCCGTGCAACAGCCCCCTAGGGGTTTCTGGTACCCCCCAGGTCTTCTACAGGACAGCCAAAGAGTCAGAAGGCACCTGCTGTCCAGTCCTCCGGAGTTCCTTGCGGGGCGCACTGTGCCTGGGGGACGTGGAACCCTGGGAGCCCCAG CTGGAACCCAGCCCCAGCGCTCAGTATGACCTGTCTGGGACCAGGGCTGCGCTCCTCCTGTCCGTGGTCCACGACCGGCCCGGGGCCCAGCACGATGTGGAGGCGCTGGGGggcctgtgccaggccctgagcttcAAGACCACCCTAAGGACAGACCCTACGGCCCAG GCTTTCCAGGAGGAGATGGCCCAGTTCCGAGAGTGCCTAGATGCCCTCAGGGACCCAGTGAGCTGTGCCCTTGTGGCCCTCATGGCCCATGGGGGGCCACAGGGCCAGCTGCTGGGGGCGGACGGGCAAGAGGTCCAGCCAGAGGCACTGGTGCAGGAGCTGAGCCACTGCAGGGCCCTGTGGGGCTGCCCCAAGATCTTCCTGCTCCAGGCCTGCCGTGGGG GGCAGAGGGACGCCGGCGTGGGGCCCACAGCTCTCCCCTGGTTCCGGCGCTGGCTGCAGGCCTCACCAACCACCCCCTCGCATGCCGATGTCCTCCAGATCTATGCTGATGCCCAAG GCAGCTCCTCAGCGGGCCCCGCTTCGGGGAGCCCTGACCAAGCAGATGTCCTGATGGTCTATGCAGCTGCCGAGG GCTGTGTAGCCTATCGGGATGATGAGAAGGGCTCAGACTTTATCCAGACTCTGGTGGAGGTCCTCAGAGCTGACCCCGGGGCAGAGCTCCTGGAGCTGCTGACTGAG GTCAACCGACGGGTGTGTGAACTGGAGGTGCTGGGTCCCGACTGCCAGGAGCGCCGCAAGGCCTGCCTGGAGATCCGAAGCTCGCTTCGGCGCCGGCTCTGCCTGCAGGCCTGA
- the LOC100476990 gene encoding uncharacterized protein LOC100476990 isoform X1 has translation MPSPRFVFSSLHSGRGPQRHCSSHDLVRLYPEASILFPLQTAPPCNSPLGVSGTPQVFYRTAKESEGTCCPVLRSSLRGALCLGDVEPWEPQLEPSPSAQYDLSGTRAALLLSVVHDRPGAQHDVEALGGLCQALSFKTTLRTDPTAQAFQEEMAQFRECLDALRDPVSCALVALMAHGGPQGQLLGADGQEVQPEALVQELSHCRALWGCPKIFLLQACRGGQRDAGVGPTALPWFRRWLQASPTTPSHADVLQIYADAQGSSSAGPASGSPDQADVLMVYAAAEGKGTGHRESLLHRALHPGWISGVTLGEPGLGRWGKGTPAQLQLIHPPSIFTIYKNSNDGGLTLRADCAECCKFLEGSASGPCSVPGTV, from the exons ATGCCCTCCCCTCGTTTTGTCTTCTCCTCTCTACATTCTGGCAGGGGACCCCAAAGACACTGCAGTAGCCATGATCTAGTCAGGCTGTACCCTGAAGCCAGTATCCTGTTCCCTCTCCAAACTGCACCCCCGTGCAACAGCCCCCTAGGGGTTTCTGGTACCCCCCAGGTCTTCTACAGGACAGCCAAAGAGTCAGAAGGCACCTGCTGTCCAGTCCTCCGGAGTTCCTTGCGGGGCGCACTGTGCCTGGGGGACGTGGAACCCTGGGAGCCCCAG CTGGAACCCAGCCCCAGCGCTCAGTATGACCTGTCTGGGACCAGGGCTGCGCTCCTCCTGTCCGTGGTCCACGACCGGCCCGGGGCCCAGCACGATGTGGAGGCGCTGGGGggcctgtgccaggccctgagcttcAAGACCACCCTAAGGACAGACCCTACGGCCCAG GCTTTCCAGGAGGAGATGGCCCAGTTCCGAGAGTGCCTAGATGCCCTCAGGGACCCAGTGAGCTGTGCCCTTGTGGCCCTCATGGCCCATGGGGGGCCACAGGGCCAGCTGCTGGGGGCGGACGGGCAAGAGGTCCAGCCAGAGGCACTGGTGCAGGAGCTGAGCCACTGCAGGGCCCTGTGGGGCTGCCCCAAGATCTTCCTGCTCCAGGCCTGCCGTGGGG GGCAGAGGGACGCCGGCGTGGGGCCCACAGCTCTCCCCTGGTTCCGGCGCTGGCTGCAGGCCTCACCAACCACCCCCTCGCATGCCGATGTCCTCCAGATCTATGCTGATGCCCAAG GCAGCTCCTCAGCGGGCCCCGCTTCGGGGAGCCCTGACCAAGCAGATGTCCTGATGGTCTATGCAGCTGCCGAGGGTAAGGGGACGGGTCATCGGGAAAGCCTGCTACACAGGGCCCTGCATCCTGGCTGGATATCTGGAGTGACTTtaggggagccagggctgggcaggtggggcaAAGGGACACCAGCTCAGTTACAGTTAATCCATCCTCCTTCCATATTTACgatttataaaaatagtaacGATGGTGGGCTCACGTTGAGGGCCGACTGTGCCGAGTGCTGTAAATTCCTTGAGGGATCTGCCTCAGGCCCCTGCTCAGTGCCCGGCACAGTGTAG
- the ZNF213 gene encoding zinc finger protein 213 has product MAAPPEPQDEASGEGEGLLIVKVEDSSWEQDSAQQEDSRDSEACRQRFRHFCYRDVGGPHEAFSQLWELCCRWLRPELRTKEQILELLVLEQFLSVLPEGVQDWVRERCPGSGEEAVALVEVLQKQPVKAWPQEVPSEEAEPEATVQGPQAKGLPMKVGARGWPPAPWEQHSRGARFPALKEGSTRETTDPCCASEGHGPVTFGDIPFYFSREEWGSLDPAQRELFWDIKRENSRNVALALVPEPSGTEEAAPSRLAGLGLKSQSEQSGLEEAATLPGQGGGGGGRGDVTVSWRPEEAKAWEGVVRPGAPLGRAVGARRGRPPTRRRQLRDLAAEKPHSCGQCGKRFRWGSDLARHQRTHTGEKPHKCQECEKSFRSSSDLVRHQGVHTGQKPFSCSQCGKSFSRSAYLADHQRIHTGEKPFGCSECGKSFSLRSYLLDHRRVHTGERPFGCGECDKSFKQRAHLIAHQSLHAKMAQPVG; this is encoded by the exons ATGGCAGCACCCCCAGAGCCTCAGGATGAGGcctctggggagggagaagggctgCTGATCGTGAAGGTGGAAGATTCCTCCTGGGAGCAGGACTCTGCCCAGCAAGAAGACAGCAGGGATTCTGAGGCCTGTCGCCAGCGCTTTCGGCATTTCTGCTATAGGGATGTGGGCGGGCCCCACGAGGCCTTCAGCCAGCTGTGGGAGCTCTGCTGCCGCTGGCTTCGGCCGGAGCTGCGCACCAAGGAGCAGAtcctggagctgctggtgctGGAGCAGTTCCTGAGCGTGCTGCCCGAAGGCGTCCAGGACTGGGTTCGAGAGCGGTGTCCAGGCAGTGGCGAGGAGGCCGTTGCCTTGGTGGAGGTCCTGCAGAAGCAGCCAGTGAAAGCATGGCCACAG GAAGTGCCCTCAGAGGAGGCGGAACCCGAGGCTACAGTCCAGGGACCCCAGGCCAAGGGGCTTCCCATGAAGGTGGGGGCACGAGGCTGGCCACCCGCACCTTGGGAGCAGCACAGCCGTGGTG cccGGTTTCCTGCTCTTAAAGAAGGGAGTACCCGAGAGACGACCGACCCCTGCTGTGCCTCTGAGGGCCAC GGACCTGTGACATTTGGAGACATTCCCTTCTATTTCTCCCGGGAAGAATGGGGGTCTCTGGACCCTGCTCAGAGGGAGCTCTTCTGGGACATAAAGCGAGAGAACTCCCGGAATGTTGCCCTGG CTCTGGTCCCAGAACCCAGTGGAACTGAAGAGGCCGCCCCCTCTCGGCTTGCGGGTTTGGGGCTCAAGAGCCAAAGCGAGCAATCAGGGCTGGAGGAGGCGGCGACGCTGCCGGGCcagggcggcggcggcggtgggcGCGGCGACGTGACTGTGTCCTGGCGCCCCGAGGAGGCCAAGGCCTGGGAGGGCGTGGTCCGGCCGGGGGCGCCCCTTGGCCGCGCGGTGGGGGCGCGGAGGGGGCGGCCGCCCACGCGCCGGCGGCAGCTGCGGGACCTGGCGGCCGAGAAGCCGCACAGCTGCGGCCAGTGCGGCAAGCGCTTCCGCTGGGGCTCGGACCTGGCGCGCCACCAGCGCACGCACACGGGCGAGAAGCCGCACAAGTGCCAGGAGTGCGAGAAGAGCTTCCGCAGCTCGTCGGACCTGGTGCGCCACCAGGGCGTGCACACGGGCCAGAagcccttctcctgctcccagtGCGGCAAGAGCTTCAGCCGCAGCGCCTACCTGGCCGACCACCAGCGCATccacacgggcgagaagccctTCGGCTGCAGCGAGTGCGGCAAGAGCTTCTCGCTGCGCTCCTACCTGCTGGACCACCGGCGCGTGCACACGGGCGAGCGGCCCTTCGGCTGCGGCGAGTGCGACAAGAGCTTCAAGCAGCGCGCCCACCTCATCGCCCACCAGAGCCTGCACGCCAAGATGGCCCAGCCCGTGGGTTGA